A stretch of Dermochelys coriacea isolate rDerCor1 chromosome 6, rDerCor1.pri.v4, whole genome shotgun sequence DNA encodes these proteins:
- the LOC119856543 gene encoding zinc finger protein GLI4-like: protein MCPTGLTEQQASAGPEPNAGLERAGGLPIVVQSGTIGELLRWVAPQQARVLTTGLCLPLIPLVVPLPHRPLPAERDLCTKPWGSLIAPSLLLFFSPWAGCLVRKPALISQLERGEEPCIPDPPAPAEQETQRDVPTDTGRGLDAEELAVLHHGEAEAPVKAAPTPKASPRWPKRKVPQSPGRKRKKPSLDREEPEAPSEGGKQQLPTCPMSMQQLLPSVCMQKPFLPVRRKQPPPPLCQEQPVPPMHREQQPSTPGREQPVPPLSREQLPSTPMHKEQPLSPLCMEPLLPALHRTQPHPALRQAQQPPLSSPVNSCCRNLFMRGSPTSKSLPQSERCNQCPECGRGFRQNSDLQRHRRIHTGEKHFHCPVCEKSFRLQSNLIVHHRTHTRERPYQCGECGRAFSQSSSLRTHSKIHLSQKPYVCSVCGKSFHHNSNLVLHQRTHTGERPYECSICTKRFSDHSTLAQHQRIHTGDRPYACSECGKCFSQASHLVKHRRTHVGPCTVLARDTAVPQNRPGTGEKRDAPRYRPDCGMERAAPRDRPAKDRAPPKHGLGMGDERATPQNGPGTREDRHTPRHGLGTGQERQHGKMCCL, encoded by the exons ATGTGCCCCACTGGGCTGACGGAGCAGCAGGCCTCAGCTGGGCCCGAGCCAAATGCGGGATTGGAGCGGGCGGGCGGGCTGCCCATTGTGGTGCAGTCCGGCACCATTGGGGAGCTGCTGAGATGGGTGGCACCGCAGCAGGCCCG AGTTCTCACCACTGGGTTGTGCCTACCCCTCATCCCACTGGTTGTCCCACTTCCCCATCGTCCCCTCCCAGCAGAGAGGGACCTTTGTACCAAGCCCTGGGGCTCGCTGATTGCGCCCTcattgcttcttttcttttccccatggGCAGGTTGTCTGGTTCGCAAACCCGCCCTGATCTCTCAGCTGGAGCGAGGGGAAGAGCCATGCATCCCAGATCCCCCAGCCCCTGCGGAGCAGGAGACCCAGAGGGACGTCCCAACAG ACACCGGGAGGGGGCTGGACGCTGAGGAGCTGGCTGTGCTGCACCACGGGGAGGCGGAGGCACCTGTCAAAGCAGCTCCAACACCCAAGGCCTCACCAAGATGGCCCAAGAGGAAAGTGCCCCAGAGCCCTGGCCGGAAGAGAAAGAAACCGTCTCTGGACAGAGAAGAGCCAGAAGCCCCCTCTGAGGGTGGGAAACAGCAGCTCCCCACCTGTCCCATGTCCATGCAACAGCTGCTTCCTTCTGTGTGCATGCAAAAGCCTTTCCTTCCTGTACGCAGGAAACAGCCGCCCCCACCCCTGTGCCAGGAACAGCCTGTCCCTCCCATGCACAGGGAACAGCAGCCCTCCACTCCTGGCAGGGAACAACCTGTCCCTCCCCTGAGCAGGGAACAGCTGCCCTCCACTCCTATGCACAAGGAACAGCCACTGTCTCCTCTGTGCATGGAACCGCTGCTTCCTGCCCTGCACAGGACACAGCCACACCCTGCTCTCAGGCAGGCACAGCAGCCCCCTCTGTCATCTCCTGTTAATTCCTGCTGCAGGAATCTGTTCATGCGAGGCTCCCCCACTAGTAAGAGCCTGCCCCAGTCTGAGAGGTGCAACCAGTGCCCTGAGTGTGGCCGGGGCTTCAGGCAGAACTCAGACCTGCAGCGGCACCGGCGCATCCACACGGGAGAAAAGCATTTCCACTGCCCAGTATGTGAGAAGAGCTTCCGGCTGCAGTCCAATCTGATCGTGCACCACCGCACGCACACCAGGGAGCGGCCCTACCAGTGCGGGGAGTGTGGCCGGGCCTTCTCGCAGAGCTCCAGCCTCCGGACACACAGCAAGATCCACTTGAGCCAGAAACCCTATGTTTGCTCTGTGTGCGGCAAGAGCTTCCATCACAATTCCAACCTCGTCCTCcaccagcgcacccacaccgGCGAGCGGCCCTACGAGTGCAGCATCTGCACCAAGCGCTTCAGCGACCACTCCACTCTGGCTCAGCACCAACGCATCCATACAGGTGATCGCCCCTACGCCTGCTCCGAGTGCGGCAAGTGCTTCAGCCAGGCCTCACACCTGGTCAAACACCGACGCACCCATGTGGGCCCCTGCACCGTTCTGGCCAGGGACACAGCTGTCCCCCAAAACAGgcctggcacaggggagaagaGAGATGCTCCTAGATACAGACCAGACTGTGGGATGGAAAGAGCCGCCCCCAGAGACAGGCCAGCCAAGGACAGAGCTCCTCCCAAACATGGGCTAGGAATGGGGGATGAGAGAGCCACTCCCCAAAATGGCCCTGGCACAAGAGAGGACAGACACACTCCCAGACAtgggctgggcacagggcaggAAAGACAGCATGGAAAGATGTGCTGTCTCTGA